From one Lysinibacillus sp. G4S2 genomic stretch:
- the metG gene encoding methionine--tRNA ligase, whose amino-acid sequence MNEKNKTFYITTPIYYPSGKFHIGTAYTTVASDTIARYKRLRGYDVRFLTGMDEHGQKIQEKAAEAGKHPQDYVNEIADAAKKLWALMDISYDDFIQTTEERHTKTVEKIFQKFLDNGDIYKGEYEGWYCTPCESFFTETQLVDGNCPDCGRPVHKVKEESYFFNMKKYADRLLAYYEENLEFIEPESRKNEMINNFIKPGLEDLSVSRTSFDWGIKVPGDPKHVIYVWVDALTNYITSLGYLSEDETLFNKYWPADVHVVGKDIVRFHTIYWPIFLMALDLPLPKKVFAHGFIMMKDGKMSKSKGNVIYPEMLIERYGLDATRYFLLRELPFGSDGVFSPESFVERTNFDLANDLGNLLNRTISMINKYFDGIIPAENLQSTEFDAALKEQAESVRIKYEESMEKMQFSVVLADIWTLVSRTNKYIDETQPWVLAKEESDKPKLGAVMRNLAESLHQIAVMLQPFMTSTPKRIIEQLGLDDKFLVWETIETFGNTIPANIKVVEKGIPIFPRLESEVEITYIREEMRGSVKTPQEEEPKDVQKAVEVPEIPEITIDDFMKVDLRVATVTACETIPKADKLLKLQVDLGYEQRQVVSGIAKFYSPDELIGQKVIVVTNLKPVKLRGELSQGMILAGEKDGILKLASVDPKLENGAKVK is encoded by the coding sequence GTGAACGAAAAAAATAAAACATTCTATATAACAACCCCTATTTACTACCCAAGTGGGAAATTTCATATTGGTACGGCGTATACAACTGTAGCATCAGATACGATTGCTCGTTATAAGCGTTTACGTGGCTACGATGTACGTTTTTTAACTGGGATGGATGAGCATGGACAAAAAATTCAAGAAAAAGCTGCGGAAGCGGGCAAACATCCTCAGGATTACGTGAATGAAATTGCAGATGCTGCAAAAAAACTATGGGCATTAATGGATATTTCATACGATGATTTTATTCAAACGACGGAAGAGCGTCATACGAAAACTGTCGAAAAGATTTTCCAAAAGTTTTTAGACAATGGTGATATTTATAAAGGTGAGTATGAAGGTTGGTACTGTACGCCGTGTGAATCATTCTTTACTGAAACACAATTAGTAGATGGTAACTGTCCAGACTGTGGTCGTCCGGTACACAAAGTGAAAGAAGAATCTTACTTCTTTAATATGAAGAAATACGCAGATCGTCTATTAGCTTATTATGAAGAAAACCTGGAATTCATTGAGCCGGAATCTCGAAAAAATGAAATGATTAACAACTTTATTAAACCAGGTCTAGAAGATTTATCTGTTTCAAGAACATCATTTGATTGGGGAATTAAAGTTCCTGGGGATCCTAAACATGTGATTTATGTGTGGGTAGATGCCTTAACTAACTATATTACATCATTAGGTTATCTTTCAGAGGATGAAACATTATTCAATAAATATTGGCCGGCAGACGTACATGTGGTTGGAAAAGATATCGTTCGCTTCCATACTATTTATTGGCCAATTTTCTTAATGGCACTAGATTTACCACTTCCTAAAAAAGTGTTTGCACATGGTTTCATAATGATGAAGGACGGAAAGATGTCTAAATCAAAGGGCAATGTTATCTATCCTGAAATGTTAATAGAACGTTATGGCTTGGATGCGACACGATACTTCCTATTACGCGAGCTACCATTTGGCTCTGATGGTGTATTCTCACCAGAATCTTTTGTTGAACGTACAAACTTCGACTTAGCAAACGATTTAGGAAATTTATTGAATCGCACAATATCAATGATTAATAAATATTTCGACGGCATTATTCCAGCTGAAAATCTTCAGTCGACAGAGTTTGATGCAGCCTTAAAAGAGCAGGCTGAATCAGTACGTATTAAATATGAAGAAAGTATGGAAAAAATGCAATTTAGTGTCGTATTAGCCGACATATGGACGCTTGTGTCGAGAACAAATAAATATATAGATGAAACTCAACCGTGGGTTCTAGCAAAAGAGGAATCAGATAAGCCAAAATTAGGCGCTGTTATGCGAAATTTGGCGGAAAGTTTACACCAAATTGCTGTCATGTTACAACCATTTATGACATCTACTCCTAAACGAATTATTGAGCAATTAGGCTTGGATGACAAATTCTTGGTATGGGAAACAATTGAAACATTCGGCAATACTATTCCAGCAAACATTAAAGTGGTAGAAAAAGGAATTCCTATTTTCCCTCGTTTAGAGAGTGAAGTTGAAATTACGTATATTCGTGAGGAAATGCGTGGTTCTGTGAAAACTCCACAAGAAGAAGAACCGAAAGACGTGCAAAAAGCTGTTGAGGTTCCAGAAATCCCAGAAATTACTATCGATGATTTTATGAAAGTTGATTTACGTGTAGCTACTGTAACAGCGTGCGAAACTATTCCGAAAGCAGACAAATTATTAAAGCTTCAAGTGGATCTTGGATATGAGCAACGGCAAGTAGTTTCAGGCATTGCAAAGTTCTATTCTCCAGATGAATTAATTGGTCAAAAAGTGATTGTAGTTACTAACTTAAAGCCAGTTAAATTACGTGGAGAATTATCACAAGGAATGATTCTAGCTGGTGAAAAAGATGGGATTTTAAAATTAGCATCAGTTGATCCAAAGCTAGAAAATGGTGCAAAAGTAAAGTAA
- a CDS encoding TatD family hydrolase yields MFIDTHVHLNADQYEEDLQEVIDRALKAKVETMVVVGFDRKTIEKTMQLIDQYDFVYGVIGWHPVDAIDCTQEDLNWIEELAAHPKIVGIGETGLDYYWDKSPKDVQQALFRKQIHLAQKLNLPIIIHNRDATGDVVQILREENAASVGGVMHCFGGSVETAHECIAMNFMISLGGPVTFKNARMPKEVATEIPLEHLMIETDAPYLAPHPYRGKRNEPALVPLVAEEIARLKGLTIEEIAQATTANAKKFFGIDI; encoded by the coding sequence ATGTTTATCGATACACATGTACACTTAAATGCAGATCAGTATGAAGAAGACTTACAAGAGGTTATTGATAGAGCTCTGAAAGCGAAAGTAGAAACGATGGTTGTTGTTGGCTTTGACCGTAAAACCATTGAAAAAACAATGCAATTGATTGACCAATATGATTTTGTTTATGGTGTGATAGGGTGGCACCCAGTTGATGCGATTGATTGTACACAAGAGGATTTAAACTGGATTGAGGAATTAGCAGCACATCCCAAAATAGTCGGTATTGGTGAAACGGGATTAGACTACTATTGGGATAAATCACCGAAAGATGTTCAACAAGCACTTTTCCGCAAGCAAATTCATTTAGCGCAAAAGCTGAATTTACCAATCATTATTCATAACAGGGATGCAACTGGAGATGTTGTACAAATTTTACGTGAAGAAAATGCAGCTTCCGTGGGAGGCGTTATGCATTGCTTTGGTGGCAGTGTGGAAACCGCACATGAATGCATTGCTATGAATTTTATGATTAGTCTTGGTGGACCCGTGACATTTAAAAATGCACGTATGCCGAAGGAAGTGGCAACAGAAATACCTTTAGAGCATTTGATGATTGAAACAGATGCTCCGTATTTAGCGCCTCATCCATATCGAGGAAAGCGTAATGAGCCAGCATTAGTGCCGTTAGTTGCAGAAGAAATTGCACGTTTAAAAGGATTAACGATTGAAGAAATTGCACAGGCCACAACAGCAAATGCGAAAAAATTTTTTGGGATTGACATTTAG
- a CDS encoding G5 and 3D domain-containing protein: MSNNSMKNLFLGSLRSKQTVIGIISLILFVSVISFVLYQGTKKTVTLEADGKTTEISTHAKTVEQLLQDQNIDIAEHDKISPSLNTKIANGIAITWEQAKEVTISVDGNQSKVWTTETQVKDILKEASINVSEHDSLKQGLDTEVGADNKIDIQKAFQVSLVDGVNERQVWSTSTTVANFLKQQGIQLNEFDRVENNLKDVITPGSKITVVRVEKVIDVVEDSLDFAVEKKKDASLQKGKQKVVTAGQEGLVTKTYEVVKENGKVVAKNLQSEKVVKEPKKQVVAVGTKNLVASTTTVSRGSAEPASGKEFYVTATAYTPYCDGCSGTSATGINLRAGSGLKVIAVDPSVIKLGSKVWVEGYGTAIAGDTGGAIKGNKIDILVQTEAQASNWGVRKVRIKVLN, translated from the coding sequence ATGTCAAATAATTCCATGAAAAACTTGTTCTTAGGATCATTGAGGAGTAAGCAAACAGTGATAGGAATTATTTCACTTATCCTGTTTGTATCTGTAATTTCATTCGTACTTTATCAAGGTACTAAAAAAACCGTAACGCTTGAAGCAGACGGAAAAACAACCGAAATATCAACACATGCAAAAACTGTAGAACAATTATTACAAGATCAAAATATAGACATAGCAGAGCATGACAAAATATCACCCTCTCTGAATACCAAAATTGCTAATGGAATAGCAATTACATGGGAACAGGCAAAAGAAGTAACTATTTCAGTTGACGGAAATCAGTCAAAAGTTTGGACAACTGAAACACAAGTGAAAGACATTTTGAAAGAAGCGAGTATCAACGTATCAGAGCATGACTCTTTAAAACAAGGTCTTGATACAGAGGTAGGAGCAGACAACAAAATCGATATCCAAAAAGCGTTTCAAGTATCGCTTGTAGATGGCGTAAACGAAAGACAAGTATGGTCCACTTCGACTACGGTCGCTAACTTTTTAAAACAACAAGGAATTCAACTTAATGAATTCGATCGTGTCGAGAATAACCTGAAGGACGTAATCACCCCGGGAAGTAAAATCACAGTAGTTCGCGTAGAAAAGGTTATCGATGTAGTGGAAGACTCTTTAGATTTCGCAGTTGAAAAGAAGAAGGATGCTTCATTGCAAAAGGGAAAACAAAAAGTTGTAACAGCTGGCCAGGAAGGTTTAGTGACTAAAACGTATGAAGTCGTGAAGGAAAATGGCAAAGTTGTAGCAAAAAATTTACAATCTGAAAAGGTTGTGAAAGAACCGAAGAAGCAAGTAGTTGCGGTAGGTACTAAAAATTTAGTAGCAAGTACAACTACTGTATCACGTGGTTCAGCAGAGCCAGCTAGCGGTAAAGAATTTTATGTAACGGCAACAGCCTATACACCATATTGTGATGGCTGCTCGGGTACATCTGCCACTGGCATCAATTTGCGTGCAGGCTCTGGATTGAAAGTAATCGCAGTAGACCCATCTGTTATTAAGCTAGGCTCAAAAGTTTGGGTTGAAGGCTATGGAACAGCTATAGCAGGGGATACTGGTGGTGCAATTAAGGGTAATAAGATCGACATACTTGTACAAACTGAAGCCCAAGCTAGTAATTGGGGAGTTAGGAAAGTGCGTATAAAAGTATTAAATTAA
- the rnmV gene encoding ribonuclease M5 — MRIKEIIVVEGKDDTTAIKRATQADTIETNGSAISEETLKRIQHAQDKRGVIVFTDPDYPGRRIRAIIEEHVKGVKHAFLPKAKTIARNGKGLGIEHAADEDIREALRHVYTPNADELNTDDITLEDLMTARLIGHPQAKIRRDRLGEILNIGATNGKQLHKRLKMFQITEKQFGAAVAQLDQEENDA, encoded by the coding sequence TTGCGAATAAAAGAAATCATTGTTGTTGAAGGGAAAGATGATACAACAGCTATTAAGCGAGCTACACAAGCAGATACAATAGAAACAAATGGATCGGCTATCTCAGAGGAGACATTGAAGCGAATTCAACATGCTCAGGATAAAAGAGGTGTTATTGTTTTTACTGATCCAGATTATCCAGGACGTCGGATTCGTGCCATTATCGAGGAGCATGTAAAAGGTGTAAAACACGCTTTTTTACCAAAAGCTAAAACAATTGCAAGAAACGGTAAAGGACTAGGCATTGAGCATGCAGCAGATGAGGATATACGAGAAGCACTACGACATGTCTATACCCCAAATGCTGATGAGCTAAACACTGATGATATTACTCTTGAGGATTTAATGACGGCACGTTTAATTGGCCATCCACAGGCGAAAATTCGACGTGATCGCCTTGGAGAAATATTGAATATTGGTGCAACAAACGGTAAACAACTTCATAAAAGATTGAAAATGTTTCAAATCACAGAAAAGCAATTTGGTGCGGCAGTCGCACAGTTAGATCAGGAGGAAAACGATGCATAA
- the rsmA gene encoding 16S rRNA (adenine(1518)-N(6)/adenine(1519)-N(6))-dimethyltransferase RsmA, translated as MHKDIATPIRTQEILKKYGFSFKKSLGQNFLIDPNILRNIVSHANLTENSGAIEVGPGIGALTEHLARNAKKVVSFEIDQRLLPVLEDTLSPYNNVTIVHSDILKADVAKVINEEMPGIEDIMVVANLPYYVTTPILLKLLNDRLSIRGFVVMMQKEVADRITAKPGTKEYGSLSIAIQYYVKAEIAMTVPKTVFMPQPNVDSAVIRLIKHDEPPVKVIDEDFLFVVTRASFVQRRKTIFNNLQSGLPNGKEHKEKILEALTAVNIEPTRRGETLTIQEFGKLADALYPTFAK; from the coding sequence ATGCATAAGGATATTGCAACACCAATTAGAACACAAGAAATTTTAAAGAAATATGGATTTTCATTTAAAAAAAGTTTAGGTCAAAATTTTTTAATAGATCCGAACATTTTACGAAATATTGTTAGTCATGCAAATTTAACTGAGAATAGCGGTGCAATCGAAGTTGGTCCTGGTATTGGAGCATTAACAGAGCATTTAGCGAGAAATGCAAAAAAGGTTGTATCTTTTGAAATTGATCAACGCTTATTACCTGTATTAGAAGATACACTTAGTCCATATAATAATGTTACTATTGTACATTCAGACATTTTAAAGGCGGATGTTGCTAAGGTAATTAATGAAGAGATGCCGGGTATTGAGGATATTATGGTTGTAGCAAATTTACCTTATTATGTGACGACACCGATTTTATTGAAATTACTCAATGATCGTTTGTCAATTCGTGGCTTTGTTGTCATGATGCAAAAGGAGGTAGCGGATCGTATTACGGCTAAACCTGGAACGAAGGAGTACGGTTCTTTATCAATTGCGATCCAATATTATGTAAAGGCTGAGATTGCTATGACAGTACCGAAGACTGTTTTCATGCCACAGCCAAATGTAGATTCTGCGGTAATCCGTCTTATTAAACATGATGAGCCTCCAGTAAAGGTAATTGATGAGGATTTCTTATTTGTTGTAACTCGAGCGTCGTTTGTACAGCGTCGAAAAACAATTTTTAATAATTTGCAATCAGGTTTACCAAATGGAAAGGAACATAAGGAAAAAATTTTGGAAGCCTTAACAGCGGTAAATATTGAACCAACACGTCGAGGAGAAACGCTTACTATACAAGAGTTTGGAAAATTGGCAGATGCACTATATCCAACGTTTGCAAAGTAA
- the veg gene encoding biofilm formation stimulator Veg, which produces MPKTLADIKKSLDCHLGKRLQLRANGGRKKTVECAGVLRETYRAIFVVELDQEDNTCKRVSYSYTDILTEAVEITFLDEAKAAVAK; this is translated from the coding sequence ATGCCAAAAACTTTAGCGGACATTAAAAAGTCGTTGGATTGTCATTTGGGTAAACGTTTGCAGTTAAGAGCAAACGGAGGTCGCAAGAAAACGGTCGAGTGTGCAGGGGTATTGCGTGAGACATATCGCGCTATTTTTGTAGTTGAGCTTGATCAAGAAGACAATACGTGCAAGCGCGTATCGTATAGCTACACAGATATTTTAACTGAAGCAGTAGAGATTACATTTTTAGACGAAGCAAAGGCTGCTGTCGCAAAATAG
- a CDS encoding small, acid-soluble spore protein, alpha/beta type encodes MPRKGIMSPRLKEEIAKELGFYDVVQREGWGGIKARDAGNMVKRAIEMAERANSEQEHNK; translated from the coding sequence ATGCCTAGAAAAGGTATCATGTCACCTCGTTTAAAAGAAGAGATCGCTAAAGAACTTGGATTTTATGATGTTGTGCAACGAGAAGGCTGGGGCGGCATTAAAGCTCGAGACGCTGGTAATATGGTGAAACGTGCCATTGAAATGGCTGAAAGAGCAAATAGTGAGCAAGAGCATAATAAGTAG
- the ispE gene encoding 4-(cytidine 5'-diphospho)-2-C-methyl-D-erythritol kinase has translation MLYVKAPAKINLTLDVLYKRPDNYHEVEMVMTTVDLADRISLESREDGVIEIISTDNFVPNDHRNFAYQAARLVKDTYGIGQGVSITIEKEIPIAAGLAGGSSDAAATLKGLNELWDLGLSIDELAELGAKIGSDVSFCVYGGTALATGRGEKIQELPAPPNCWVVLAKPKIGVSTAEVYGGLKVEGLEHPNTKQMIQAIETESYELLCASLGNVLETVTFKLHPEVVMLKEQMKRFGADATLMSGSGPTVFGLVDSEARVSRIYNGLRGFCEEVYAVRILGERNTLA, from the coding sequence ATGCTTTATGTAAAGGCGCCTGCAAAAATAAATTTAACATTAGATGTACTTTATAAAAGACCAGATAATTATCACGAAGTAGAGATGGTCATGACGACTGTCGATTTGGCTGATCGTATTAGTCTGGAATCTCGAGAAGATGGCGTAATTGAAATAATTTCGACTGATAATTTTGTGCCAAATGATCACCGTAATTTTGCTTATCAGGCAGCGCGTCTAGTTAAAGATACATACGGCATTGGACAAGGTGTATCCATTACTATAGAAAAAGAAATACCAATTGCAGCAGGGCTAGCAGGCGGAAGTAGCGATGCGGCTGCTACACTGAAAGGTTTAAATGAGCTGTGGGATTTAGGGTTATCTATAGATGAATTAGCCGAACTAGGTGCTAAAATTGGTTCAGATGTTTCGTTTTGTGTCTATGGAGGCACAGCATTAGCAACAGGGCGTGGAGAAAAAATTCAGGAATTACCTGCACCGCCAAACTGTTGGGTAGTCTTAGCTAAGCCGAAAATAGGTGTCTCTACAGCTGAAGTGTATGGAGGGCTAAAGGTTGAAGGATTAGAACATCCAAATACGAAGCAAATGATTCAAGCTATTGAAACGGAAAGTTATGAGTTACTATGTGCATCGTTAGGGAATGTTTTGGAAACTGTAACATTTAAGCTACATCCAGAAGTAGTAATGTTAAAGGAACAGATGAAGCGCTTTGGAGCAGATGCAACATTAATGAGTGGGAGCGGTCCGACGGTGTTTGGTTTAGTAGATAGTGAAGCTCGTGTAAGCCGTATTTATAATGGCTTACGTGGTTTTTGTGAAGAAGTTTATGCTGTCCGGATTTTAGGTGAACGAAATACGCTTGCTTAA
- the purR gene encoding pur operon repressor, translated as MKWKRSERLVDMTYYLLEHPHQLIPLTYFSELYQSAKSSISEDLTIVKETFEEKGIGLLITVPGAAGGVKYIPKMSEAEVRLVIQDLKAELEHSDRLLPGGYLFMTDLLGNPDLINRVGKVFASAFADQKIDVIMTVATKGISIAHAIARHLNVPVVVVRRDSKVTEGSTVSINYVSGSSRRIQTMVLSKRSMKSGQRVLITDDFMKVGGTMNGMKNLLEEFDCQLAGIAVLVEAEHADETLVDDYYSLVKLHEVNEKDRTIALSEGNYFSKKGK; from the coding sequence ATGAAATGGAAACGTAGTGAACGACTAGTTGATATGACGTACTATTTACTAGAACATCCACATCAGTTGATCCCGCTAACTTATTTTTCAGAACTATATCAATCTGCAAAGTCTTCTATTAGTGAAGATTTGACGATTGTAAAAGAAACTTTCGAAGAAAAAGGAATCGGGTTATTGATAACAGTACCGGGCGCTGCTGGAGGAGTTAAGTATATTCCTAAAATGTCCGAGGCTGAGGTCCGTTTAGTTATTCAGGATTTAAAGGCGGAGCTTGAGCATTCAGATCGTTTATTACCAGGCGGTTATTTATTTATGACCGACTTACTCGGCAATCCAGATTTAATTAATCGAGTTGGAAAGGTGTTTGCATCCGCATTTGCTGACCAAAAAATTGACGTCATAATGACTGTCGCGACAAAAGGGATTTCTATTGCCCATGCCATTGCAAGACATTTAAATGTACCAGTTGTTGTTGTTAGAAGAGATAGTAAGGTAACTGAAGGCTCTACAGTCAGCATCAACTATGTATCGGGTTCTTCCAGAAGAATTCAGACAATGGTATTATCGAAAAGAAGCATGAAGAGTGGACAACGAGTGCTTATAACTGACGACTTTATGAAGGTCGGTGGTACAATGAACGGCATGAAAAATCTATTAGAGGAGTTTGACTGCCAGCTGGCGGGTATTGCAGTACTTGTAGAGGCTGAGCATGCAGATGAAACGTTAGTAGATGATTATTATTCACTGGTGAAGCTTCATGAGGTCAATGAAAAAGACCGTACAATTGCATTAAGCGAAGGTAACTATTTTTCTAAAAAGGGGAAATGA
- a CDS encoding RidA family protein codes for MKVVATTNAPAAIGPYSQGIIVNGMFYSSGQIPLTAAGELVEGDITVQTNQVFANLKAVLEAAGTSLDNVVKTTVFMKDMNDFVAMNEVYASHFGDHKPARSAVEVARLPKDVKVEIEVIAIVK; via the coding sequence ATGAAAGTAGTAGCAACAACAAATGCACCAGCAGCAATCGGACCGTATTCACAAGGGATTATCGTAAACGGCATGTTTTATAGCTCAGGTCAAATTCCACTAACGGCAGCCGGCGAATTAGTAGAAGGCGATATCACAGTTCAAACAAATCAAGTATTTGCGAATTTAAAAGCAGTTTTAGAAGCTGCTGGAACATCTTTAGACAATGTTGTTAAAACAACTGTTTTTATGAAGGACATGAACGACTTTGTGGCAATGAATGAAGTATATGCTAGCCACTTTGGCGATCATAAACCAGCTCGTTCAGCAGTAGAGGTTGCACGTCTACCAAAGGATGTTAAAGTAGAAATTGAAGTTATTGCCATCGTTAAATAA
- the spoVG gene encoding septation regulator SpoVG encodes MEVTDVRLRRVQTDGRMRAIASITLDNEFVVHDIRVIDGNTGLFVAMPSKRTPDGEFRDIAHPINSTTRNKIQEIILNEYHNSSETEEVEKAEELEEIGV; translated from the coding sequence ATGGAAGTTACTGATGTGAGGTTACGTCGTGTACAGACAGATGGTCGCATGCGTGCGATTGCTTCCATTACACTCGACAACGAGTTTGTGGTTCATGATATTCGTGTGATAGATGGCAATACAGGTTTATTCGTTGCTATGCCAAGTAAACGAACGCCAGACGGTGAATTTAGAGATATTGCACATCCTATTAATTCGACGACTCGTAATAAAATTCAGGAGATTATTTTAAACGAGTACCATAATTCAAGCGAAACAGAAGAAGTAGAAAAAGCAGAAGAATTAGAAGAAATCGGTGTATAG